The sequence ATAACACTTGCAATGTGCAGAACACTTCACAACCAGTCTGCAGGacagcacccagccctgcagggcaTCCCTCCTGCCCATGCAGAGGAGGAAGCCTCACACAGGCCACATTCCCTTAACCCACCACACTTACTTGTGCTGTGACCCCTCGCCTGGGCTGCAGTCAGTGGGTGGCTCCAGAACAAAGCAGTCCATGGCAATGCAGTGAGCCAGGACAGCCACCTCCACATCGCTGAGGTCCCTCGCCCTGCGCAGGAACCGTGCCAGCCTGCAGGCACACAAAGGCAGCAGTCAGCAGCTGCTAGCCAGGGTGGGCATCCCACTGGGTCCCACCTTGCCTGACCCCAAACTACCTGCACATAGTGCCCTGTGACAATGGGAAAAGTCCTGCCTTTTCCTCCTGGACACGCACCTGCGAGTGCAGTTGCAGTGGAAGAGCATCCGGGTGTCCGCATTGTGCAGCTGGTACTTCACCTCGTGGGGTGCGATCTGGTGCTCGCACTTATCCAGGTGCTTGTAGCACCTGCACACCCTGCCTGGGCCAGAGGAGAGCAGGAAAGTGATGGGCATTCCCAGCACACAACCCCCACAAGCTGAGGCCCTGTGACACCCTGGCTGTGGCACACACTCAGCCCCAGCAGCTACCTACCCTGCTGCCTCCGCCCCCCCGCGGCAGGCACTGGGGTGGCTCTGCACCGCACTGTGGCCGGGCTAGATCCGGTGCCGCCATCCTGAGGGTGGGCCATGCAGGCAGGGCCTGCTAACCCCCCCGGCCCTGGCTGTGGTCCTCCCGGCACCGGCCTTCCTCCAGCGAGGTCCTGTTCCAACACGGTCATTGCTGTTTGGTGGCCGTGCTCCAGTCCCCACCGTGCTGCTGAGTGCCTGGTTGTGGGTTCAGCCTTGCCCCTGGCAGACACAGGGGACGAGGTACCCGGGTGCTGTGACTGCTGGGCTGTCACAGGTCTCCGTGCCCAACAGAGCCCAGGGTTTTGCCCCAGTCCCTGTCGGAGCCGCCTGCACCCTGCTCTAGAGGGCTTCCTTCCCTTGGCTGGGGGCTGCGCAGCAGGAATGCCCGTCTCCTCCGCGGGCAGGCTGGAGTGGTACTGACTCTGCTGCACCATCCTGGCCAGGGGTACCACACCGTAACGCTCACACCTGGGGACGTGACGTGCCATGAGGCCCCACACACCAGTCCTGCCCCGGCCAAGCCGTGCCCCCCGGCAGCTGGTGAGGCAGCCAGGCAGGGCACGCTCAGGGTTGCAGCAGCAGATGCACCCGGCCGCGGGCTGAGGTGGGGGGCACCCCCCGGGGCACTCACCCTCCCCACCAGTGCCACTGGACACactccctgctctcctccagcacGAAGCACGGCACCTCCAGCAGGTTGAAGAAGGTGACACCGATGATGTTGGAGATGGTGTCGTTGAGGGCCAGCAGGCACTGCCGGAACCTGGGGGCAGACAGTGGTGGTGAGCGGCCGGCAGaaccctgctgtgtcccccccaaccccgcactcggcgccccctccccgcccccggcgcACCTGGCATCGCAGTCGCAGTGGGAAACGGTGTGCAGGCGGTAGTTGCGGATGCCGTAGTTGAACTGCAGCGCCGTGATCTGCGCCGAGCACTGGTCGTGCTCCCGGCAGCACCGGTCGGGGCCGCGGAAGAGACCTGCGGGAAGCGCCGGTGAGCACGGCCCCGCCGGGAGGACGGGCTGtgcctcccgcccgccccccgtACCCAGCTCGCTGGCGTTCCCCGCCGAGTCACCGGCTCCGCACCACAGCGTGCCCGGCAGCGtccagccccgccggcggcggcggctccctcCTCCCGGCGGCGCGGGGTCGGCGCAGGCGGCGCGGTGCCGCCAGAGCGCGGCCAGGTCCCGCctcagcgcggcggcggcggcggcggcgggcgggcggcgggcgcaggCGGCGCGGAAGGCGCGGGCCAGGCGCGGGTCGCGGCGGGCCCAGCAGGCGCGGAGGCGGCCGCGCCCGGCCCAGGCGCTCTCCAccagcgcggccgggccgggcccgggcccggcgccgcccaggAAGGCCACGTACCgcgcgccgcccgctcccgccgcgcgCCGCGCGCACACGGCTCCGCCGGGCCAGGCGCGCGCGCACACCGCCGCGCACGCGCAGAGCGCCGCGCACGCCAACGCCGCCCCAGCCCCCATCCCGCGgcgccgcgcgcccgcccgcgcccggctTTAAGGCCGCACCGGGGGGCGGGCCCGGCGCTGACCGGCCCGtgcgcgcccgccccgccccgccccaggaGCTGTGCGGGCGCGGCGCAGCCGGtacccccctccccgcccgggcacccccccgccccgggcacgCCCCATGCCGGGCACCCCTTGCCTGCTGACCCCCGGCCCCGCGCACCCCTCCCGCCgggggcggctccgcggggcagccccagccccgtgccGGTGCGGGA is a genomic window of Athene noctua chromosome 17, bAthNoc1.hap1.1, whole genome shotgun sequence containing:
- the PLA2G3 gene encoding group 3 secretory phospholipase A2 codes for the protein MGAGAALACAALCACAAVCARAWPGGAVCARRAAGAGGARYVAFLGGAGPGPGPAALVESAWAGRGRLRACWARRDPRLARAFRAACARRPPAAAAAAALRRDLAALWRHRAACADPAPPGGGSRRRRRGWTLPGTLWCGAGDSAGNASELGLFRGPDRCCREHDQCSAQITALQFNYGIRNYRLHTVSHCDCDARFRQCLLALNDTISNIIGVTFFNLLEVPCFVLEESRECVQWHWWGGCERYGVVPLARMVQQSQYHSSLPAEETGIPAAQPPAKGRKPSRAGCRRLRQGLGQNPGLCWARRPVTAQQSQHPGTSSPVSARGKAEPTTRHSAARWGLEHGHQTAMTVLEQDLAGGRPVPGGPQPGPGGLAGPACMAHPQDGGTGSSPATVRCRATPVPAAGGRRQQGRVCRCYKHLDKCEHQIAPHEVKYQLHNADTRMLFHCNCTRRLARFLRRARDLSDVEVAVLAHCIAMDCFVLEPPTDCSPGEGSQHNCITATRAVLEPAQHLKKTLSRWDPLHVTSKARCPDWKAQDSGGTLYMQCLQLALEQKPGAWHHMVPSDA